A segment of the Coffea arabica cultivar ET-39 chromosome 8c, Coffea Arabica ET-39 HiFi, whole genome shotgun sequence genome:
GTAATATCAGAGCCGTGATGTCCCTTGGGAAGTATTGGGCAAGGAGCATTGAATTCCACCTTCCATGTACAAGGAAATCCTTAAATGTCAAGGTCCCGTGAACCTAAACTTTATGGAAAAGAGGCCCATTACCCAACCAGTTGTCATACCAAAAATCACAAGTTCCCGCATTCACCAACCACCGCATGGAAAGCTCCGCTTGACAGCTCACATTAACCAGTCATTTCCAGGTAGCCGATGCCCCCACACTGTACTCCACCTGACATGGGTGACAAGAACAACAATATTTTGCTAGTAGCAATTTGGCCCAAAGAGAAGTCCCCGTGTGGAACTTCCACCATAACTTCAAGGAGAAGGCCGTATACACGTCCCAGAGGAGGCGAAAGCCTACTCCTCTCTCCTCCATCGAGAAGCACAACTGATCCCATCGAATCCAATGATATCGAGGCTTCCCCTTGTTCGATCCCcacaagaaattagaacaaacCTTCTCAATAACCGTGAAGATTGTAGTCGGTAGGACCGCGGCCGATAATAAGTGCAAGGGAATAGATGATAGGACGTGCTTTATGCAAACGAGCTTGGCCCCCTGAGACAAGAACTTGGACTTCCACGAAAGGATTCTCCCAAGTATAGCCTAACTTACCTCCCCATAATATGAAGCCGTACCTCTTTGATAGGTCATTATTTGTCACTAAATCTATAATTATTCTTCCCTTGATTTCAGCCAAATATTGCGTTAATTgatggattctacttatatttggttaatggtgctAAATTGTAGGAAAAAGAGCAAAACGTGACAAAAAGGGGCAATCTTCCAATTAATTTGATGGTGGCACGTTCGGGATCGATTTCCAAGTTCGATTCAAACTCTGGGCAGCTTTAGAGGAAGATTTGGAAGACTTGAATTCTAATTACTAGTCTTATTGTTGAATTAGGAAACTTGAAATACtttcttttgtggtttattttgcTATTTAGGAAACTAGTTCTATTTGGTAGTATTTTTCCATTAGGAAACTAAGGAGGAAGCCACCTACGTTTTCGGGGGACTTCTTATTATCTTTGCGGGGTCGGCCGCAAAGGAGAGGACGGCAGAGCCATTTGGCCTTTCGGCCAATCCTTTGTTCCCTGCagtttttcttttatcaaaaaaCAATTCGGCTGGTACTCTTTGCCTTGACTTTTCTGCTTAGCTGATTTTGGTAGAAAGAAACAACGGAAAAGCTTGGAACAATTATTTGCATggcttgttctccattaatggagaactaattTTACACtgctagtcaaggggacaattgaagatttggttcaacaattactgtgagatctaatttattttaactgcttcctccatttattggtattcgtatGTTTTTTGCTTTTAATTGTTGTTATAGCTATCGTGTATGATTGAATAAAtgtgcaatatttaattattcacgtagGCTATTGTGCTaattaggggtaattgaatccgtaattgttcgttatctctatctcagtagcaactggcgtaattgggtttatgtcaggggaacatacgatctaacttaaacaaaccctcttagcgtgtttgttagttaggattgggcctttctaattcttaatgcaatttagaaattaaatcctagggtcgtacctagggttgttttttggttagagaaatagttaacggtcgtaccttaactatcgaaaaagtaaggaaaggtcggttgtttatcgcgtgcatgacaactataactaatctattaataaatgttagaattatctgtgaatcaatgatcagtgcctgaaccatttctgaagtgtacccttggctagagttttcccttaattatttctcttaatcaattattttctgcagttaatttatttagttagcatttaatccaaaaccccccataccttggactctagaagaaacgaattatccccaatccctgtggattcgaccctactcaccgttatatacaaaatctgtatttttcacgagtaggtttttattattgcacaggttcgccACCTGTCACTCTTCCAAGATGAAGTGGGAACCCTAAGTATCGGATTACTAATTAATTTAGGAGTAAAAAGTGATTATGGCCGAATTGCATACATGTATAACTTGTGTACAAGTCTAAAATGAATATTATCCATGATTTTAATACCTAAATTAACCTCAAATTTGGCAGAAGAAAGTCAAAGAATGAGTTTTAGATGAACtcctttttatatattataaaataaaataatactgcATAATAAGTGGGAGAGGAGCACAAattacttgtaaaactttataaTATCCATGTTATATTTAGGTACTCTTTACATCCTGTACATGTCAGTTATAGTATCAAAATTACGTGACATAGATATTGAACTGTCATAGTTTGTAGTTGAAAGTCCTAATCTCTaattttcatttctcttttaTAATTTCAGCTTTTGGAGATAGTTTTAGACCTTAGTTAACCTAATTTCGTACCATCTAATCACTATTCATTAAGAAAACGTAGTGGTCCTGAACAAGCAAAATTTTCGATTGTCTGTTGGCTTTTGGAGGTCCCATCACCTTAATTTCATTGTCATTGTTTCAACAGAAAGTTTGCAGTAAATTGGTAGTGTTTACGTCTTGCTTCTTCGCATGCAGGATGGGTGATATATCCAAGCAAATATGTGGTTTTGACTGAAATTTTCTATATGCACGTAGGTCCCTTCAAAAACTGTCGAGAACTTGAGGCACCAAATCTTCTGTTGTCCAGACTATAGATATGCCATGCACCCAAGTATTGTAATACATCGTACGTGTAATGACGGTTTTTTAACTCGAGAAAACTGGCAAGTACACGAGAAATACCTTgatagaaaatgaaagaaaattctTAAGTGTTGAAAAGTTTGGCTACTGtgtagtgtgagaacccaaactAAGCAAAAAGGCATTAAGCGGTGGTGCTTGGTGACCTAATTTCAACCCATTGGAGTTTGGGCTTCTCCACAAATGGCACGGGCCTTCCATCCTCATTCTATCTTTCCTATACTTTGATACTACTAACACATTTTCTACATGGAATTGGGATTCTCACCATTGCTCTCTCtccatttatttatattaaaattactataattatataaaatcatTCGATTGTATCATTACTTTTCTTTTGATCTATAAATCAATAttctaaaaatgaatattttgaGAATATTTTAGAGTACAAATTTCACTAAACATTTGAACGgagaaaaatggatcaaaaatataacaaaacTTTTAATGATTAATCAGAAGGCAAAATTTAGTCAATTTTAATATATTGGTGCAAATAAATTCGATGGATCTGAGTCTAGATAAAATAGATCCAATTCAAACTCTACTCCTTGACATACTTGTACAGAAAAAGATTTCGTTCTCAACTTTATTCGTTTTATACTTTGGAGAATACTTAAGAGCCTTATCTCTCTTCTACTGTACTATTCTTTCTCTTGAAACATAACAGAGAGACTTCATTTAATTCTAGCCAGGATACACAGAAGTTACCCTACGAGGGTTAGGTTCATTTAAGATACACAGTACAAGTTATCTCGCTTCTCCTATGTTGAATTAATAAGCAACGTAAACTCCCTCCAAGACTCAACCCTTAAAAGCGTTAGGTTCAAGTGACGATCTCCCCTAGTCTTGGGCTACATTGGATGAGCCCATTTAAACATTAGAACTTCTATATTTTGATAATATGAAAGCATAAGCATTGTAGGAATCATAACTTCAAACATacacattttattttattttttttcgtgAACATACACATACATGATTCTGGATGATGTAAAATAGGCTAGTTGAGCAGAGATGAGATGATAATAACTGCTCAACCTTGAAGATAATTGACTAATATCTTACGACCATCAACTGTTACACTAAGACACTAAGCATAACTGCAAATATGCGACTCTTAATTTCTACCTAATAGCCTTATCAGAGAGCTGTACCATGTCCAGCCGCAAGACGTTGATAATACACACGTAGTATTGTTATATAATTGCTAACCGTGGTTTAGCAATGGCAAAAAGAGGTGACTCAGTTAAGTCAATCCGTGAAAGACCTCTAGGAATTTCCCAAGTAAAACTGTGAAGAAGCCTAGCTAGCAACATGATAGACATTGTAGAACCCAACTGAACTCCTGGACATCCACGCCTTCCAATGCTGAATGACAAAAAGTGTAATTCTTGATTATTGAGATCCACTTTCAATTCATCCAAATCCTCCAGGTGACGCTCCGGCTTGAACTTGAGAGAGTCCTCCCAAATTCTTGGGTTTTGGCCAAGTCCAAGACGACTTAGCAATACATGACTGCCTTTTGGGATGAAGTAGCCTCCGACAATGGTGTCTTGAGTAGATACGTGAGGAACATTAAACGGCGAAATGGGGTGGAGTCGAAAGGCTTCTTTTATACATGCTTTTAGGTATTTCAGCCGCGGGAGATCAAATTCCTGAACCATTCTATCCCTTCCAACTACAGTGTCCAGTTCTTGTGTGGCTTTCTGAAGTAATTCGGGTTGATTTAGCATCTCTGCTAGCACCCACTCGATAGCATTTGAGGGATTATCCACTGCTGCTAACATTAGTTCCTGTAAAAGTCATGTTTGAAATCAGTTAGTAAGGGAAACATTGATCGTCTACATGTTTTCTCATGCCATGTACCGGTGACATAATTGAAACTTCAAAGCAATATAGAAAATTATGGGACATGGTGAACTTTTTCgagtaaattttgaaaaaatggaacTTTTTAAATATCAATTCTCAAATAGTGGTGTTTTCCAAACCTCTTCCCAAagcatgattttttttatactCCCACACAAAGGATGAAAAAATGTGTTTAGTGAATGCAATATTTTACTAAAAAACACATTTACAAAATAGATTCATTGATTTGTTTAGgcatttatttctcaaaaaatgCATTACGTAAATATGTTGTTTAGAAAACGTATTATTGAAGATTCATTTCAAAAACTATCataatttgagaattgctaCCTTATGACTAATTAATGTTTAGAATATGGAGAATAGGGTTTGTCTTTACCATAATTTGTGCTTTGATCTCTTCAGTTGTCAGCAATGGCCTACCAGTTCCATCTCTAAGCATGATCAGGACGTCCAAAAGGTCTTCCTCTTCCTTCTTCAAGCCATTCTTCCACATTTCATTCCTTCTATCAATTTCAGGATCTTGGTACTTTCTCACACTTCCAACAGCCATGCTAAGGATTTTTTCGTGGCCATCCATATCAAAACTCCTCATCCATGGAACATAATCTGATAAACTGAACGCAAACAAATGATCAAGAATTGTGAAGAGTGCTTCAACATGCTCTACTTCCTCAGTCCCTGGTCCTCCATCTTCCGTACCTCTCCCGAAGAATCTTTTGTCGAAAAACAACCTCCGCGTGACATTCCCGCAGTAATGCCTTGCAGCAATTCTTATGTTCACTTCGCCACCGGTCAAAGAATTATTGCATTGATTGAGTATGTAATTAACTAAATGATCAGCTTCTTTGATGCGTTTGCCATGAAGCCAACGGTGTTTAGCAGGCGAAAGCACGCTGGAAATgacaattttcttcattttcttctgtTGATTGCCTGAAGGAGAAAGAACTGCCGATAGGTATTTGCTGCTGGTAAGTTCTGCAGACATGCAAACAGGCCTGCTGGAGAAAATTGAGTCTTGCTTCTTGAGAAACTCACGAGCTATTTCAGGAGAAGTGACTGGAATGACATGAATGCCACCAAGACGAAAACAAGCGATTTCGGTGTTCATCTCATGCATGATTTTGTGCATCCACTCAAATGTTGGTCTGTTTCTTAGCATTTGGAAAATGCATCCCACAAAAGGCAAGGACTTTGGACCTGAAGGTAAAGGGGAAGGAGGGTTGGATTTTTTCTGTCTAATTAGGCTTGACAACAACATTGGAATGAGCATTGAGAATAGACTCCACAAGATTGAGGAAAGTTCCAT
Coding sequences within it:
- the LOC113706068 gene encoding isoleucine N-monooxygenase 2-like → MHKIMHEMNTEIACFRLGGIHVIPVTSPEIAREFLKKQDSIFSSRPVCMSAELTSSKYLSAVLSPSGNQQKKMKKIVISSVLSPAKHRWLHGKRIKEADHLVNYILNQCNNSLTGGEVNIRIAARHYCGNVTRRLFFDKRFFGRGTEDGGPGTEEVEHVEALFTILDHLFAFSLSDYVPWMRSFDMDGHEKILSMAVGSVRKYQDPEIDRRNEMWKNGLKKEEEDLLDVLIMLRDGTGRPLLTTEEIKAQIMELMLAAVDNPSNAIEWVLAEMLNQPELLQKATQELDTVVGRDRMVQEFDLPRLKYLKACIKEAFRLHPISPFNVPHVSTQDTIVGGYFIPKGSHVLLSRLGLGQNPRIWEDSLKFKPERHLEDLDELKVDLNNQELHFLSFSIGRRGCPGVQLGSTMSIMLLARLLHSFTWEIPRGLSRIDLTESPLFAIAKPRLAII